Proteins found in one Microbacterium sp. SSM24 genomic segment:
- a CDS encoding DedA family protein yields MTETSPDTSWLSALLDWSVSLMDVIGPAGAGIAIALENVFPPLPSEVVLPMAGLAASRGSFTLFEALAWTTAGSIVGAFLLYGLGAWLGVDRLRRVAAKVPLLHPEDIDRTVGWFHRHGSVAVFFGRMIPIFRSLISIPAGVTRMPLWRFGLLTAAGSLIWNTIFVLSGFLLGESWHVVEQYVDVVQYVVIVVVALAVVWFLFVRTGAVIAASRTGSAETDGPERERVPAG; encoded by the coding sequence ATGACCGAAACCTCCCCCGACACGTCCTGGCTGTCCGCGCTGCTGGACTGGTCCGTCTCGCTGATGGACGTCATCGGCCCCGCCGGCGCCGGAATCGCGATCGCGCTCGAGAACGTGTTCCCTCCGCTGCCGAGCGAGGTCGTGCTGCCGATGGCGGGACTCGCCGCCAGCCGGGGCTCGTTCACGCTGTTCGAAGCTCTCGCGTGGACCACCGCAGGCTCGATCGTGGGGGCGTTCCTGCTCTACGGGCTCGGGGCATGGCTCGGCGTGGACCGCCTGCGCCGCGTCGCCGCGAAGGTGCCGCTGCTGCACCCGGAAGACATCGACCGCACTGTCGGGTGGTTCCACCGCCACGGCTCGGTCGCGGTGTTCTTCGGTCGCATGATCCCGATCTTCCGCAGCCTCATCTCGATCCCCGCGGGGGTGACGCGCATGCCCCTGTGGCGATTCGGCCTGCTCACCGCCGCCGGAAGCCTCATCTGGAACACGATCTTCGTGCTGTCGGGCTTCCTGCTCGGCGAGTCGTGGCACGTCGTCGAGCAGTACGTCGACGTCGTGCAGTACGTCGTGATCGTCGTCGTCGCGCTCGCCGTGGTGTGGTTCCTCTTCGTGCGCACGGGCGCAGTGATCGCGGCATCCCGCACCGGCTCGGCCGAGACGGACGGGCCCGAGCGCGAGCGCGTCCCCGCCGGCTGA
- a CDS encoding histidine phosphatase family protein, which yields MPADRLHLVRHGEVHNPQRVLYGRLPGYGLSVDGRRMARQAAEYVHALDRPVTALVCSPLQRTQESSEPFTEIFGLEPRTDERVIEPTNVFEGRRMLRALVNPWNWRHLRKPALPSWGEPYADVIARMNEAMTEAWQAADSGDVVIVSHQLPIWITHLAVAGLPSRHDPRERRCALSSVTSFEMDEDGKWTEIAYAEPASLSGSVDVGAV from the coding sequence GTGCCCGCAGACCGCCTCCATCTCGTGCGCCACGGGGAGGTCCACAACCCCCAGCGCGTGCTCTACGGGCGACTCCCCGGATACGGACTCAGCGTGGACGGCCGCCGCATGGCACGTCAGGCCGCCGAGTACGTGCACGCGCTCGACCGGCCGGTGACGGCCCTGGTGTGCTCGCCGCTGCAGCGCACTCAGGAGTCGTCCGAGCCCTTCACCGAGATCTTCGGCCTCGAGCCGCGCACCGACGAGCGCGTGATCGAGCCCACGAACGTGTTCGAGGGCCGGCGGATGCTGCGCGCCCTGGTGAACCCGTGGAACTGGCGTCACCTGCGCAAGCCCGCGCTGCCCAGCTGGGGCGAGCCGTACGCCGACGTGATCGCGCGCATGAACGAGGCGATGACCGAGGCGTGGCAGGCCGCGGACTCCGGTGACGTCGTCATCGTGTCGCACCAGCTGCCGATCTGGATCACCCACCTCGCCGTCGCCGGACTCCCCTCGCGCCACGACCCCCGCGAGCGGCGGTGCGCGCTGTCGAGCGTGACGAGCTTCGAGATGGACGAGGACGGAAAATGGACCGAGATCGCCTACGCGGAACCGGCATCCCTGTCGGGGTCGGTCGACGTGGGGGCGGTGTGA
- a CDS encoding TlpA family protein disulfide reductase — MGRVSRRARGAGAALLALVLVAGLAACTNDPLAEQYRAGDGKGFIAADGFEVVPIPVEDRTAPVDFEGVLDTGESTTSDDYRGEVLVVNFWYAACAPCRVEAPLLEEVNQEFAADDVAFLGVNLYDGADTAQAFAETHGVDYPSALASVDGSIKLAFAGQTPLNAVPVTLVLDREGRVAARVIGQLTETSILRTLVREALEES, encoded by the coding sequence ATGGGCAGGGTCTCCCGACGCGCGCGGGGCGCAGGTGCCGCTCTCCTCGCCCTCGTGCTGGTCGCGGGTCTCGCCGCGTGCACGAACGATCCGCTCGCCGAGCAGTACCGCGCGGGCGACGGCAAGGGTTTCATCGCGGCCGACGGCTTCGAGGTCGTGCCGATTCCGGTGGAGGACCGCACCGCGCCGGTGGACTTCGAAGGCGTGCTCGACACCGGAGAGTCCACGACCAGCGACGACTACCGCGGCGAGGTCCTCGTCGTGAACTTCTGGTACGCGGCGTGCGCCCCCTGCCGGGTCGAGGCTCCGCTGCTCGAAGAGGTCAACCAGGAGTTCGCCGCCGACGACGTGGCCTTTCTCGGCGTGAACCTCTACGACGGCGCCGACACCGCGCAGGCGTTCGCCGAGACGCACGGCGTCGACTACCCCAGCGCGCTCGCGAGCGTCGACGGCTCCATCAAGCTCGCCTTCGCGGGGCAGACGCCGCTCAACGCCGTGCCGGTCACGCTCGTGCTCGATCGCGAGGGGCGGGTCGCGGCGCGTGTGATCGGTCAGCTGACCGAGACGTCGATCCTGCGGACGCTGGTGCGCGAAGCGCTGGAGGAGTCGTGA